One genomic region from Proteus vulgaris encodes:
- a CDS encoding ROK family transcriptional regulator, whose protein sequence is MTPNVPNTLRQMNASLVLNVIRHQGPLSRAQIAKISGITKATVSEIINDLLEEKIVYESGVSSPAGQGRKGILVNFDPQHSLGVSIDLGGTKIAYAVFNLDAELLYEYQEPTFDTDDREYFITQFAQSIENVIEKSGVDRQKINVIGVATPGIIDIKNGVVLEGSPNLPQWDNLPLAQQLTEKLNVPVVLENDIRAALVGEMWKGRCRHTHSCALIGIGTGLGSALLMDGKVIRGANNAAGEIGYMMFARDHLFRNWRNKGCFESFCSGSGLSERMANLRGENLSAIEIIQASQQGDPLAQSLVEEMADYLAIGIMNLVAIANLEKVVLTGGITRSADTFLPRVQANLDRHLFANTKVNIELSELWEKGPLYGIAILALATVYPSIQFMPEIQLR, encoded by the coding sequence GTGACACCGAACGTACCCAATACATTACGGCAAATGAATGCCTCGCTTGTATTAAATGTCATTCGTCATCAAGGTCCTTTGTCACGGGCTCAGATAGCCAAAATTAGCGGGATTACAAAAGCGACGGTGTCTGAAATTATTAACGATCTCCTTGAAGAAAAAATCGTTTATGAAAGCGGAGTCAGTTCGCCAGCAGGACAAGGCAGGAAAGGTATTTTAGTTAACTTCGATCCTCAACACAGTTTAGGTGTCAGCATTGACTTAGGTGGAACAAAAATCGCTTATGCGGTTTTTAACTTAGATGCCGAATTGTTGTATGAATATCAAGAGCCTACCTTTGATACTGACGATCGTGAGTACTTTATTACGCAATTTGCACAAAGTATTGAAAATGTGATCGAAAAAAGCGGCGTAGACCGTCAAAAGATCAATGTTATCGGTGTCGCCACACCAGGGATCATCGATATCAAAAATGGTGTTGTACTAGAAGGCTCCCCTAACTTACCTCAATGGGATAATTTACCTCTAGCACAACAGCTTACAGAAAAACTCAATGTACCCGTTGTACTCGAAAATGATATTCGTGCAGCACTTGTGGGTGAAATGTGGAAAGGCCGTTGCCGTCATACGCACAGTTGTGCGCTGATTGGGATCGGCACAGGATTAGGCTCCGCCTTGCTGATGGATGGAAAAGTTATCCGCGGTGCAAACAATGCGGCTGGTGAAATCGGCTATATGATGTTTGCTCGTGACCATCTCTTTCGCAATTGGCGTAACAAAGGATGCTTTGAAAGTTTCTGCTCTGGCTCAGGTTTAAGTGAGCGAATGGCAAACTTACGAGGAGAAAATCTTAGTGCCATTGAGATTATTCAAGCCTCACAACAAGGCGATCCGCTTGCTCAATCCTTAGTTGAGGAAATGGCTGATTATCTTGCTATCGGCATTATGAATTTAGTCGCCATTGCAAATCTGGAAAAAGTGGTATTAACAGGCGGGATCACACGCTCTGCTGACACCTTTTTACCGCGTGTTCAGGCAAATCTAGATAGACATTTATTTGCTAACACCAAAGTGAATATCGAGCTTTCTGAATTATGGGAAAAAGGCCCGCTTTATGGCATTGCTATTCTCGCCTTAGCCACGGTTTATCCATCAATTCAATTTATGCCCGAGATCCAATTGAGATAA
- a CDS encoding MFS transporter: MAKQQKWKVFFLLFVTMFLLGGIQNTKGLILEQVQHDISLNMSQVGSLITFFQIGFLVASLLTGYFTDKKGLKVMMFIGSLMMAVGLTGTSLAFNVMLFFGFYLVIGLGIGSMLVSIVTVIPTFYKEKAGMMFNVSNAMFGVGMIVTPLILQYLFSHSISWRTFYVGVAVIVAVIILVLSTLKIESSAQVDMKFSDFLELLTQKSLLLVILFITLYVAAEAAFLNFFPIFYTSMDIGNMSNAQKAETAAYVISSFAFLFTIGRFIGGFINLALGDRKTLILFSLFSLIAIIVSRIFVQDVVYLFMVFGFALSVLFPTAAAVATKLTSKSGSVMGLIYVASGLGGALAGSLIGQVSESYNVSVGFNLIIVFVALFFIISLFIREQKQ, translated from the coding sequence ATGGCTAAACAACAAAAATGGAAAGTCTTTTTCCTTCTGTTTGTCACGATGTTTTTACTCGGTGGCATTCAAAATACAAAAGGACTTATTCTCGAACAAGTTCAACATGATATTTCATTAAATATGAGCCAAGTGGGCTCATTAATTACCTTTTTCCAAATCGGCTTTTTAGTCGCCAGTTTATTAACGGGCTATTTTACCGATAAGAAAGGGTTAAAAGTCATGATGTTTATTGGCTCATTAATGATGGCTGTTGGTTTAACAGGAACCAGCCTTGCTTTCAACGTGATGCTATTTTTTGGCTTTTATCTGGTCATTGGTTTAGGGATTGGCTCAATGCTTGTCTCTATCGTTACTGTTATTCCAACTTTCTATAAAGAGAAAGCAGGAATGATGTTTAATGTCTCTAACGCTATGTTTGGTGTAGGGATGATTGTTACGCCACTTATTTTACAATATCTATTCTCACACTCTATTTCATGGCGTACCTTTTATGTTGGTGTTGCCGTTATTGTTGCTGTGATTATTTTAGTATTAAGTACGCTAAAAATAGAAAGTAGCGCACAAGTCGATATGAAATTCAGTGACTTTTTAGAGTTACTGACACAAAAATCACTGTTGCTGGTTATTTTATTTATCACTTTATATGTGGCAGCTGAAGCCGCATTCTTAAACTTCTTCCCTATTTTCTATACCTCTATGGATATTGGGAATATGAGTAATGCGCAAAAAGCAGAAACAGCCGCTTATGTTATTTCTAGTTTTGCATTCTTATTTACTATCGGTCGCTTTATTGGTGGCTTTATTAACCTTGCACTGGGTGATCGCAAAACATTGATTTTATTTTCACTGTTCTCGCTTATCGCCATTATTGTTAGCCGTATCTTTGTGCAAGATGTTGTTTATCTCTTTATGGTATTTGGTTTTGCATTATCTGTGCTATTTCCAACAGCCGCAGCGGTTGCCACAAAATTAACCAGTAAAAGTGGCTCGGTGATGGGACTTATTTATGTGGCTTCAGGATTGGGCGGTGCGTTAGCAGGTTCATTAATCGGTCAGGTTTCAGAAAGCTATAATGTTTCTGTTGGCTTTAACCTAATTATCGTATTCGTCGCCCTCTTCTTTATCATTTCTCTGTTTATTAGAGAACAAAAACAATAA
- a CDS encoding DksA/TraR family C4-type zinc finger protein, giving the protein MASGWANDNAVQEQIDATIDDAIARARNQMAQGESAEFCDECGEPISLARQKAVPGVRYCLNCQEAFDKKNNTFSGYNRRGSKDSQLR; this is encoded by the coding sequence ATGGCAAGTGGATGGGCTAATGATAATGCTGTTCAAGAGCAAATAGATGCCACCATTGATGATGCAATTGCAAGAGCTCGCAATCAAATGGCACAAGGTGAAAGTGCAGAGTTTTGTGATGAATGTGGTGAGCCAATCTCTCTGGCTCGGCAAAAAGCCGTTCCAGGTGTACGCTATTGTTTAAATTGCCAAGAAGCGTTCGATAAAAAGAATAATACGTTTAGTGGGTATAATCGTCGTGGTAGTAAAGATAGCCAACTCAGATAA
- a CDS encoding pyridoxal phosphate-dependent decarboxylase family protein — protein sequence MKNQDLLGLSSANILNAEFEKKYHDVIAHFFSRDPKYWPIFQDKTIQSITQFRKTTTNDNDQLQRYSNGQQLFDRLMADTQIQQNINYPENDPNELLMLVSTLCKNWENPLAVENVIAMPSDPGVYGSILGLMGNPNMVYCEYSGVADALEKVTIKKVAKLVGYDPEVASGVFTQGGTMCNLYGYLFGLRKSMPNSKHLGMAADQDYRIINSQGGHYSNMTNLALLGVDVDNKTIRIKVSEDNTINLEHLERELRACFTVKCKVPTIMLTTGTTDTFGVDDVKGVCELRDRLCEEFEIPVKPHVHVDAAVGWPIIFFLEYDFSGNPLAINDVTLEGLRQNVEKFKHLKYADSITIDFHKWGYVPYTSSLVLVKNGNDFVALENDPENFTYFEHELEGQTHLQSTIECTRSGVGIFGAYSAMHYMGIEGYQTIIAHCLQNANYMRHQLLEMGNAKVIVPQNQGPSVGFKLYDPNLVKDPNVAFDLEQTCSTDKEAYDFMVHNTQWHRKLFLQRGREGLFTNWVDSIACSKYAKNNRYVYLPGEKAVFMNPNTERAHIDNFMKILTDMSQNMSSKKAAKI from the coding sequence GTGAAAAATCAAGATTTATTAGGTCTATCTTCTGCTAACATTCTGAATGCGGAATTTGAGAAGAAATACCACGACGTTATTGCTCACTTTTTCAGCCGAGATCCGAAGTATTGGCCGATATTTCAGGATAAAACAATCCAATCGATTACACAGTTTAGAAAAACAACAACTAACGATAATGACCAATTACAACGTTACTCAAATGGGCAACAGCTATTCGATCGTTTAATGGCGGATACGCAAATCCAACAAAATATTAATTACCCAGAAAACGATCCTAATGAATTACTGATGTTAGTTTCGACACTGTGTAAAAACTGGGAAAATCCATTAGCTGTTGAAAACGTTATTGCAATGCCAAGTGATCCGGGTGTTTATGGTTCAATCTTGGGGTTAATGGGCAACCCTAACATGGTGTATTGTGAATATTCAGGTGTCGCTGATGCGTTAGAAAAAGTGACGATTAAAAAAGTCGCTAAATTGGTTGGTTACGATCCTGAAGTTGCATCTGGTGTGTTCACTCAAGGTGGCACCATGTGTAATTTATATGGTTATCTATTTGGTTTACGCAAATCTATGCCTAATTCTAAACACTTAGGTATGGCAGCAGATCAAGATTATCGCATCATTAACTCTCAAGGTGGTCACTACTCAAACATGACTAACCTTGCGCTGTTAGGTGTTGATGTTGATAACAAAACCATCCGTATTAAAGTGTCTGAAGATAACACCATTAATTTAGAGCACTTAGAGCGTGAATTAAGAGCGTGCTTTACCGTTAAGTGTAAAGTGCCAACGATCATGTTAACTACCGGAACAACAGATACCTTTGGTGTGGATGATGTGAAAGGTGTTTGTGAGTTACGTGACCGTTTATGTGAAGAGTTCGAGATCCCTGTTAAGCCACACGTACACGTTGATGCGGCTGTTGGTTGGCCGATCATTTTCTTCTTAGAATATGACTTTAGCGGTAACCCACTGGCAATTAATGATGTCACTTTAGAAGGTTTACGTCAGAACGTAGAGAAATTCAAACATCTGAAATATGCCGATTCTATCACTATCGACTTCCATAAGTGGGGCTACGTTCCTTACACCTCAAGTTTAGTGCTGGTGAAAAACGGAAATGACTTCGTTGCACTTGAAAACGATCCTGAAAACTTCACCTATTTTGAGCATGAGTTAGAAGGGCAGACTCACTTACAATCTACTATTGAATGTACACGTAGTGGTGTGGGTATTTTTGGTGCTTACTCTGCAATGCATTATATGGGAATTGAGGGTTATCAAACCATTATTGCTCACTGCCTGCAAAATGCGAACTATATGCGCCATCAACTCTTAGAGATGGGTAACGCAAAAGTTATCGTTCCTCAAAACCAAGGTCCAAGTGTTGGTTTTAAACTGTATGATCCTAACTTAGTAAAAGATCCTAACGTTGCGTTTGATTTAGAACAGACATGTTCTACTGACAAAGAAGCGTATGATTTTATGGTTCATAACACACAATGGCATAGAAAACTTTTCTTACAGCGTGGTCGAGAAGGATTATTTACTAACTGGGTGGATTCTATTGCCTGCTCTAAATATGCGAAAAATAACCGTTATGTTTATCTTCCGGGTGAAAAAGCCGTATTTATGAACCCAAATACTGAACGTGCGCATATTGATAATTTTATGAAGATTTTAACCGACATGAGTCAAAATATGAGCTCAAAAAAGGCTGCGAAAATCTAA
- the deoD gene encoding purine-nucleoside phosphorylase, translating to MATPHINAEMGDFADVVLMPGDPLRAKYIAETFLQDVRQVNNVRGMLGFTGTYKGRKVSVMGHGMGIPSCSIYAKELITDFGVKVIIRVGSCGAVLPDVELRDVVIGMGACTDSKVNRLRFKDQDFAAIADYQLVQNAVDAAKAKDIKVRVGNIFSADLFYSPDPEMFDVMEKYGILGVEMEAAGIYGVAAEYGAKALTICTVSDHIKKGTQTTAEERQTTFNEMIEIALESVLLLED from the coding sequence ATGGCTACCCCTCATATTAACGCAGAAATGGGCGATTTTGCTGATGTCGTTTTAATGCCGGGCGACCCGCTTCGTGCTAAATACATCGCTGAAACTTTTTTACAAGACGTGCGTCAGGTAAACAATGTTCGTGGTATGTTAGGTTTTACAGGTACGTATAAAGGCCGTAAAGTTTCTGTAATGGGCCACGGTATGGGTATTCCTTCCTGCTCAATTTACGCAAAAGAATTAATTACAGATTTCGGCGTGAAAGTTATCATCCGTGTTGGTTCATGTGGTGCAGTATTACCAGATGTTGAACTGCGTGATGTTGTTATCGGTATGGGCGCATGTACTGACTCTAAAGTTAACCGTCTGCGTTTCAAAGACCAAGACTTTGCCGCTATCGCTGATTACCAATTAGTTCAAAATGCTGTTGATGCAGCAAAAGCGAAAGATATTAAAGTTCGCGTTGGTAACATCTTCTCTGCTGATCTGTTCTACTCTCCAGATCCAGAAATGTTTGATGTAATGGAAAAATACGGCATCCTAGGTGTTGAAATGGAAGCCGCAGGTATCTACGGTGTTGCAGCTGAATACGGCGCAAAAGCACTGACTATCTGTACTGTATCTGACCACATCAAAAAAGGTACACAGACCACTGCAGAAGAGCGTCAAACTACCTTTAATGAAATGATTGAAATTGCATTAGAATCTGTTCTGTTATTAGAAGACTAA
- the deoB gene encoding phosphopentomutase yields the protein MKRVHIMVLDSFGIGAAGDAEKFGDQGSDTLGHIAQAFADGKADRDGRKGPLHLPNLCRLGLGKAAEESTGKFPIGLDKDADIIGAYGYASEISSGKDTPSGHWEIAGVPVLFDWGYFKELKNSFPQELLENIVKRAKLPGYLGNCHASGTVILDELGEEHMKTGKPIFYTSADSVFQIACHEETYGLDELYELCEIARDELNKGDYNIGRVIARPFIGDKPGNFARTGNRHDLAVEPPAPTMLKKLVDEKQGHVVSIGKIADIYANVGITKKVKATGINALFDATLEEMKLAGDNTIVFTNFVDFDSSYGHRRDVVGYGEALELFDRRLPELMELVKEDDILILTADHGCDPTWPGSDHTREHIPVLVYGPKVKPGSLGHRETFADIGQTVVKYFGVSPVDYGKAMF from the coding sequence ATGAAACGTGTACATATCATGGTATTAGATTCCTTCGGTATCGGTGCTGCCGGTGATGCGGAGAAATTCGGTGACCAAGGTTCAGACACTTTAGGGCATATCGCACAAGCGTTTGCTGACGGTAAAGCAGATAGAGATGGCCGTAAAGGTCCTCTTCATTTACCTAATCTTTGCCGTTTAGGTTTAGGTAAAGCTGCGGAAGAATCAACAGGTAAATTCCCTATTGGTTTAGATAAAGACGCAGATATTATCGGTGCTTATGGCTACGCGAGTGAAATCTCTTCTGGTAAAGATACTCCGTCAGGCCACTGGGAAATCGCAGGTGTTCCTGTTCTGTTTGATTGGGGATACTTCAAAGAGCTGAAAAATTCATTCCCACAAGAACTGTTAGAAAACATCGTTAAACGTGCAAAATTACCAGGTTACTTAGGTAACTGCCATGCATCTGGTACAGTGATTTTGGATGAACTGGGCGAAGAGCATATGAAAACCGGTAAGCCGATTTTCTATACCTCTGCTGACTCTGTATTCCAAATCGCATGTCATGAAGAAACTTACGGTTTAGATGAATTATATGAGCTGTGTGAAATTGCTCGTGATGAACTAAACAAAGGCGATTACAACATTGGTCGTGTTATTGCGCGTCCATTTATCGGTGACAAACCAGGTAACTTCGCTCGTACAGGTAACCGTCATGATTTAGCGGTTGAGCCACCAGCACCAACTATGTTGAAAAAACTGGTTGATGAAAAACAAGGTCACGTTGTTTCTATCGGTAAAATTGCTGACATCTACGCAAACGTAGGTATCACTAAAAAAGTGAAAGCAACGGGTATTAATGCTCTGTTTGATGCGACACTTGAAGAAATGAAACTCGCGGGCGACAACACAATTGTATTCACCAACTTTGTTGACTTTGACTCATCTTACGGCCACCGTCGTGATGTAGTAGGTTACGGTGAAGCACTTGAGTTATTCGACCGTCGTTTACCAGAATTAATGGAACTGGTAAAAGAAGATGACATTCTTATCTTAACAGCAGACCACGGTTGCGACCCAACTTGGCCGGGTTCTGATCATACTCGTGAGCACATCCCTGTTCTTGTTTATGGTCCAAAAGTTAAACCAGGTTCATTAGGTCATCGTGAAACCTTCGCTGATATCGGCCAAACTGTTGTTAAATACTTCGGTGTGTCTCCAGTCGATTACGGTAAAGCAATGTTTTAA
- the deoA gene encoding thymidine phosphorylase: MFLAQEIIRKKRDGHPLTEEEIRFFINGVRDNTVSEGQIAALAMTIYFHDMTMPERVALTLAMRDSGTVLNWKSLNLNGPIVDKHSTGGVGDVTSLMLGPMVAACGGYVPMISGRGLGHTGGTLDKLEAIPGFDIFPDDEKFRDIIRNVGVAIIGQTNSLAPADKRFYATRDITATVDSIPLITASILGKKLAEGLDALVMDVKVGSGAFMPTYQKSEELAESIVQVANGAGCQTTALLTDMNEVLASSAGNAVEVREAVQFLTGEYRNPRLFEVTMALCVEMLVSGRLADDRQQARQKLQDVLDNGKAAEVFGRMVAAQKGPSDFVENYNKYLPTAVLSKPVFAEKAGFITEMDTRALGMSVVTLGGGRRKATDAIDYSVGLSDIVALGAEINTDTPLAMIHANSEKSWQEAAAEVRKAMVIGDSKREASPMVYRQISE; the protein is encoded by the coding sequence GTGTTTCTTGCCCAAGAGATTATTCGTAAAAAGCGTGATGGTCATCCTTTAACTGAGGAAGAAATTCGTTTTTTCATTAATGGCGTCAGAGATAATACTGTTTCTGAAGGTCAAATTGCTGCATTAGCAATGACTATTTATTTCCACGACATGACAATGCCAGAGCGTGTTGCTTTGACATTAGCTATGCGTGATTCCGGTACAGTACTGAACTGGAAAAGCCTAAATTTAAATGGCCCAATCGTTGATAAACACTCAACAGGTGGTGTAGGCGATGTAACTTCACTGATGTTAGGGCCAATGGTTGCGGCTTGTGGTGGTTATGTTCCTATGATCTCTGGCCGTGGATTAGGCCACACAGGTGGAACATTAGATAAGCTTGAAGCAATTCCAGGCTTTGATATTTTCCCTGATGATGAGAAATTCCGCGACATTATTCGTAATGTCGGCGTTGCTATTATTGGGCAGACTAATTCATTAGCACCTGCTGACAAACGCTTTTACGCTACCCGTGATATTACTGCTACAGTTGACTCAATCCCGCTTATCACTGCCTCTATTTTAGGTAAAAAATTAGCTGAAGGCTTAGATGCGTTAGTGATGGACGTTAAAGTGGGCTCGGGTGCCTTTATGCCGACTTATCAGAAATCTGAAGAGCTGGCTGAGTCAATTGTTCAAGTAGCAAATGGCGCAGGCTGTCAAACCACTGCACTGTTAACTGATATGAACGAAGTATTAGCTTCTAGCGCAGGTAATGCGGTTGAAGTTCGTGAAGCTGTTCAATTCTTAACAGGTGAATATCGTAATCCACGTCTATTTGAAGTCACTATGGCGCTGTGTGTTGAAATGTTAGTATCAGGCCGTTTAGCGGATGATCGTCAACAAGCTCGTCAAAAACTGCAAGATGTGTTGGATAACGGTAAAGCGGCAGAAGTCTTTGGTCGTATGGTTGCAGCACAGAAAGGCCCATCTGATTTTGTTGAAAACTACAATAAATACCTGCCAACTGCGGTATTAAGTAAACCTGTATTCGCTGAGAAAGCAGGATTTATCACTGAAATGGATACGCGTGCATTAGGTATGTCAGTTGTGACATTAGGTGGTGGTCGTCGTAAAGCAACTGATGCTATTGATTACAGTGTTGGCTTAAGCGACATCGTAGCGCTTGGTGCTGAAATCAATACAGATACACCTTTAGCGATGATCCACGCTAACAGTGAAAAATCATGGCAAGAAGCTGCGGCTGAAGTCCGTAAAGCGATGGTAATTGGTGACAGCAAACGCGAAGCTTCACCAATGGTGTACCGCCAAATCAGCGAATAA
- the deoC gene encoding deoxyribose-phosphate aldolase — MTDLTAAARLALSLMDLTTLNDDDTDAKVTALCHQAKSPEGNTAAICIYPRFIPLARKVLREQGTPDVRIATVTNFPHGNDDLDIALAETNAALAYGADEVDVVFPYRAFMAGNEQIGFDIVKACKEACAEAGSLLKVIIETGELKDPALIRKASEISIKAGADFIKTSTGKVPVNATLESAELMIQVIHDMGVGKEVGFKPAGGVRTAEEAAQYLALANRIMGDNWVDARHFRFGASSLLGNLLATLGHGEQKSSSGY, encoded by the coding sequence ATGACAGATTTAACCGCTGCAGCGCGCCTTGCGCTGTCTTTGATGGATTTAACTACATTAAATGATGACGACACTGATGCAAAAGTGACTGCATTATGTCATCAGGCTAAAAGCCCAGAAGGTAATACAGCCGCTATTTGTATCTACCCACGTTTTATTCCGTTAGCACGTAAAGTGTTACGCGAACAGGGTACTCCAGACGTCCGTATCGCAACCGTAACTAACTTCCCTCATGGTAATGATGATTTAGATATCGCATTAGCAGAAACCAACGCGGCATTAGCTTATGGCGCAGATGAGGTTGACGTAGTTTTCCCTTACCGTGCATTTATGGCAGGTAACGAGCAAATCGGTTTTGATATCGTTAAAGCTTGTAAAGAAGCTTGTGCAGAAGCAGGTTCTTTACTGAAAGTAATTATTGAAACGGGTGAGCTGAAAGATCCAGCACTTATCCGTAAAGCATCTGAAATTTCAATCAAAGCAGGTGCTGACTTTATTAAAACTTCCACAGGTAAAGTACCTGTAAATGCAACACTGGAAAGCGCTGAGTTAATGATCCAAGTGATCCACGATATGGGTGTTGGCAAAGAAGTTGGTTTCAAACCAGCTGGTGGTGTACGTACCGCTGAAGAAGCCGCACAATACCTTGCATTAGCTAACCGCATTATGGGTGACAACTGGGTTGATGCCCGTCACTTCCGCTTTGGCGCGTCAAGCCTGTTAGGTAATTTATTAGCCACTTTAGGTCATGGCGAACAAAAATCGTCTAGTGGTTACTAA
- a CDS encoding NupC/NupG family nucleoside CNT transporter gives MQLIMSLVGMVTLILIAILFSSNRRAIRLRTVGGAFLIQIGLGAFVLYSDGGREVLLAVSDGVKNVIDYGNNGMSFLFAGLVSDKMFELFGGGGFVFALRVLPVIVFFSSLIAVLYYLGIMQIVIKILGGGLQKVLGTSRTESMSATANIFVGQTEAPLVVRPYIARMTTSELFAVMCGGLASVAGSVLAGYASMGVPLEYLITASFMAAPGGLLFAKLLIPETETPDDQKDALDKMAEDEKPANIIDAAAAGASSGLQLALNVGAMLLAFVALIALVNGILGGIGGWFGYENFSLELVLGWVFAPIAFLIGVPWSEATIAGSFIGQKIVINEFYAYSEFSKYLKEDALVAGSGLVVLSAQTKVIISFALCGFANLSSVAVLLGGLGGMAPNRRKDVARLGMKAVLAGTLSNLMSATIAGFFFALTAMAVVAA, from the coding sequence ATGCAACTCATTATGAGCTTGGTCGGAATGGTAACATTAATATTGATAGCCATTCTGTTTTCCAGCAATCGACGTGCAATTAGACTACGTACAGTTGGTGGCGCATTCCTTATTCAGATTGGCTTAGGTGCCTTCGTTCTTTATTCTGACGGTGGTCGCGAGGTACTTCTTGCGGTTTCTGATGGCGTTAAGAATGTTATTGATTACGGCAATAATGGGATGAGCTTCCTATTCGCAGGCCTAGTATCAGATAAAATGTTCGAGTTGTTTGGTGGTGGCGGCTTCGTATTCGCCCTACGCGTACTACCTGTTATCGTGTTCTTCTCTTCATTAATTGCAGTGCTGTATTACCTCGGCATTATGCAAATAGTTATTAAAATTCTGGGTGGTGGCTTACAAAAAGTACTTGGCACATCACGAACAGAATCTATGTCTGCAACTGCAAATATTTTCGTTGGACAAACCGAAGCACCACTTGTTGTTCGCCCTTATATTGCAAGAATGACAACCTCAGAACTCTTTGCGGTTATGTGTGGTGGTTTAGCCTCTGTTGCGGGTTCAGTACTCGCTGGATACGCGAGTATGGGCGTACCGTTGGAGTATCTGATCACAGCATCCTTTATGGCAGCTCCAGGTGGTTTACTCTTTGCTAAATTGCTGATCCCTGAAACAGAAACACCGGATGATCAAAAAGATGCGCTGGATAAAATGGCGGAAGACGAAAAACCTGCCAATATTATCGATGCCGCTGCTGCGGGTGCCTCTTCAGGTTTACAACTTGCGCTTAACGTCGGTGCTATGTTACTTGCTTTCGTTGCATTGATTGCATTAGTTAATGGTATCCTTGGTGGTATTGGTGGCTGGTTTGGTTATGAAAATTTCTCATTAGAACTAGTGCTAGGTTGGGTATTTGCACCAATTGCTTTCCTGATTGGTGTACCTTGGAGTGAAGCAACCATTGCAGGCTCATTTATTGGACAAAAAATTGTTATCAATGAGTTCTATGCTTACTCTGAATTTAGTAAATACCTCAAAGAAGATGCACTAGTCGCAGGTTCTGGATTGGTTGTATTATCGGCTCAAACGAAGGTCATCATCTCCTTTGCACTGTGTGGTTTTGCTAACCTCTCTTCTGTTGCTGTACTGCTAGGTGGTTTAGGTGGAATGGCACCAAACCGTCGTAAAGATGTAGCGCGTTTAGGTATGAAAGCTGTGCTGGCTGGTACGCTCTCTAACTTAATGAGTGCAACAATTGCAGGTTTCTTCTTTGCATTAACAGCAATGGCTGTTGTTGCTGCTTAA